TTTGGCGGCCTTATCCGATTGGTTGGATGGTTTCATTGCTCGTTCCATGAGCAAGGTTACTGATTTCGGGCGCATGATCGATCCTCTTGCGGATAGATTATTCATTCTAAGTGTGATAATCGCCCTTTATATAAGAGATGCTTTACCACCTTTTTGGGCATTGATGATTTTTATATGCAGAGATTCACTTATGATCGTTGGCTACCGCATGCTCAAGACTCGACGTAAAAGAGTGGATATCACTTATCTGGGGAAAATGGCAACGGCCATTCTCATGGTTTCATTTATCCTACTACTGCTCAAATTCGAATTGGGAATTTGGCTATTTTATTTGGGATTGATTTTATAC
The DNA window shown above is from Actinomycetota bacterium and carries:
- a CDS encoding CDP-alcohol phosphatidyltransferase family protein, coding for MIRFQKRYVANVITIFRIFLILPLLYFIFSLKYNIFAIIILTLAALSDWLDGFIARSMSKVTDFGRMIDPLADRLFILSVIIALYIRDALPPFWALMIFICRDSLMIVGYRMLKTRRKRVDITYLGKMATAILMVSFILLLLKFELGIWLFYLGLILYLISGFDYLQKGLRMLSQGGCEVENESL